The Tripterygium wilfordii isolate XIE 37 chromosome 17, ASM1340144v1, whole genome shotgun sequence genome has a window encoding:
- the LOC119981884 gene encoding uncharacterized protein LOC119981884: MEYLEGYDFNLQYHLGKANVVADALGRKHRVTSLFIHEWEIVETINQFGLGLQGVEEKVYLGSMTSRPMLIQKVMDTQNRDSIFDTFTEDSGWVQGDDGGVRFAGRLIVPYDKELQEEILKEAHHIVRFMARCLTCQQVKTEHQRPVGLLQPLPVAQWK; encoded by the coding sequence atggagtacTTAGAGGGCTATGACTTTAATTTGCAATATCACTTGGGTAAAGCAAATGTGGTTGCGGATGCATTGGGTAGGAAGCATAGAGTTactagtttgtttatacatgagtgggaaattgtagagacaataaaTCAATTTGGTTTGGGGTTACAGGGTGTAGAGGAAAAAGTATACTTGGGTAGCATGACTTCTAGACCgatgttgattcaaaaggtgatggatACACAAAATAGGGATTCAATTTTTGATACATTTACGGAGGACTCTGGATGGGTTcagggtgatgatggaggtgtgaGGTTCGCGGGAAGATTGATAGTACCATATGACAAAgagctacaagaggagatcttgaaagaagcgCACCATATAGTTAGATTTATGGCAAGAtgcttgacatgtcaacaagtgaagaCGGAACACCAAAGGCCTGTGGGATTGCTACAACCCTTACCGGTGGCACAATGGAAATAG
- the LOC119982542 gene encoding prolycopene isomerase, chloroplastic isoform X2: MASCVFQNYLSTHRPLSASPAPNFSGGRKQRTVFARNSNAERPSSNGSVSLEEKTSFPGLLARYEQDVIVLESHDVPGGAAHSFDIKGYKFDSGPSLFSGFNSRGAQANPLAQVLDALGESIPSASYDSWMVYIPEGEFLSRIGPTEFYKDLEKYASPNAVQEWKKLLDAVLPLSAAAMALPPLSVRSDLGVLSTAITRYGPSLVKSFIQMGPQGVFGASKLSRPFSEIIDSLELKDPFIRNWVDLLAFLLAGVKTNGILTAEMVYMFAEWYKPGCSLEYPLHGSGAIVDALVRGIQKYNGRISLRSHVEEIVVEKDRAVGVKLSSGQFVRAKKAVISNASMWDTLKLLPKEVVPKSYMDRVSTTPQCESFMHLHLGFDAEGISKDLGIHHIVVNDWHRGVDADQNVVLISVPSVLSPDLAPSGKHLLHAYTPGTEPFELWEGLDRRSNKYKNLKAERSEVMWRAVERALGPGFSREKCEVKLVGTPLTHERYLRRNRGTYGPAIQAGQASFPGHSTPVPQLYCCGDSTFPGIGVPAVAASGAIVANSLVSVSQHSQLLDAIGI; this comes from the exons ATGGCCTCATGTGTGTTCCAAAATTACCTGAGCACACACCGCCCTCTCTCCGCCTCTCCCGCCCCAAATTTCTCCGGCGGAAGAAAGCAAAGAACAGTCTTTGCCCGGAACTCTAATGCTGAAAGACCCTCTTCCAATGGCTCTGTCTCTCTCGAGGAAAAGACTTCCTTTCCAG GCCTTCTTGCTAGATACGAACAAGATGTTATTGTGTTAGAAAGTCATGACGTGCCGGGTGGTGCTGCTCATTCTTTTGATATCAAAGGCTACAAGTTTGATTCTGGGCCTTCATTGTTTTCTGGGTTTAACTCCAGAGGTGCTCAGGCAAATCCTCTTGCACAG GTTCTGGATGCTTTAGGTGAATCAATTCCCTCTGCGAGTTATGACTCCTGGATGGTCTACATACCTGAAGGTGAATTCTTGTCGCGCATTGGACCCACAGAATTTTACAAG GATCTTGAAAAGTATGCCAGTCCTAATGCTGTACAAGAGTGGAAAAAACTTCTT GATGCGGTCCTTCCATTGTCTGCAGCTGCAATGGCTCTGCCTCCTCTATCAGTTCGGAGTGATCTGGGTGTTCTTTCCACTGCTATAACTAGATATGGTCCCTCCTTGGTAAAATCTTTTATCCAAATGGGACCGCAGGGAGTTTTTGGTGCTTCAAAGCTTTCTAGACCCTTCTCAGAAATCATCGACTCATTGGAGCTGAAAGACCCTTTTATAAGGAACTGGGTGGATCTCCTTGCTTTCCTGCTTGCAGGGGTGAAAACTAATGGTATACTTACAGCAGAGATG GTTTACATGTTTGCAGAATGGTACAAGCCAGGATGCTCCCTTGAGTACCCTCTCCACGGAAGTGGTGCTATTGTTGATGCGCTTGTTCGAGGAATTCAGAAGTATAATGGACGAATCTCTCTAAGGAGTCATGTGGAAGAGATAGTTGTTGAAAAGGATAGAGCTGTTGGAGTCAAGCTAAGTAGTGGTCAA TTTGTTCGTGCAAAAAAGGCTGTTATCAGCAATGCGTCTATGTGGGACACTCTAAAGCTGTTGCCTAAGGAAGTTGTTCCTAAGTCATACATGGACCGGGTTAGCACAACACCGCAATGTGAATCTTTCATGCATCTTCATTTGGGTTTTGATGCAGAG GGCATCAGCAAGGATTTGGGAATTCATCATATAGTCGTGAACGATTGGCATAGAGGAGTTGATGCTGATCAAAATGTTGTCTTGATATCTGTCCCTAGTGTACTTAGTCCAGATCTGGCACCATCGGGAAAGCACCTGTTACATGCTTACACACCAGGGACCGAACCATTTGAATTGTGGGAAGGGCTTGATCGTAGAAgcaacaaatacaaaaatctcAAAGCTGAACGATCAGAG GTTATGTGGAGAGCTGTGGAGCGCGCACTTGGTCCAGGCTTCAGTCGTGAGAAGTGCGAAGTTAAGTTGGTAGGGACTCCATTGACACATGAAAGATATCTTCGTAGGAACAGAGGAACCTATGGTCCGGCAATACAAGCAGGCCAAGCTTCCTTTCCCGGACATTCAACTCCCGTGCCGCAGCTCTATTGTTGTGGAGATTCTACTTTTCCAGGCATTGGCGTTCCTGCAGTTGCCGCTAGTGGTGCCATTGTTGCAAACTCATTAGTCTCTGTCTCTCAACACTCCCAACTTCTTGATGCGATTGGAATTTGA
- the LOC119982542 gene encoding prolycopene isomerase, chloroplastic isoform X1, which translates to MASCVFQNYLSTHRPLSASPAPNFSGGRKQRTVFARNSNAERPSSNGSVSLEEKTSFPGKPEADIVVIGSGIGGLCCAGLLARYEQDVIVLESHDVPGGAAHSFDIKGYKFDSGPSLFSGFNSRGAQANPLAQVLDALGESIPSASYDSWMVYIPEGEFLSRIGPTEFYKDLEKYASPNAVQEWKKLLDAVLPLSAAAMALPPLSVRSDLGVLSTAITRYGPSLVKSFIQMGPQGVFGASKLSRPFSEIIDSLELKDPFIRNWVDLLAFLLAGVKTNGILTAEMVYMFAEWYKPGCSLEYPLHGSGAIVDALVRGIQKYNGRISLRSHVEEIVVEKDRAVGVKLSSGQFVRAKKAVISNASMWDTLKLLPKEVVPKSYMDRVSTTPQCESFMHLHLGFDAEGISKDLGIHHIVVNDWHRGVDADQNVVLISVPSVLSPDLAPSGKHLLHAYTPGTEPFELWEGLDRRSNKYKNLKAERSEVMWRAVERALGPGFSREKCEVKLVGTPLTHERYLRRNRGTYGPAIQAGQASFPGHSTPVPQLYCCGDSTFPGIGVPAVAASGAIVANSLVSVSQHSQLLDAIGI; encoded by the exons ATGGCCTCATGTGTGTTCCAAAATTACCTGAGCACACACCGCCCTCTCTCCGCCTCTCCCGCCCCAAATTTCTCCGGCGGAAGAAAGCAAAGAACAGTCTTTGCCCGGAACTCTAATGCTGAAAGACCCTCTTCCAATGGCTCTGTCTCTCTCGAGGAAAAGACTTCCTTTCCAG GGAAGCCAGAGGCAGATATTGTTGTCATTGGTAGTGGCATTGGTGGACTTTGTTGTGCAGGCCTTCTTGCTAGATACGAACAAGATGTTATTGTGTTAGAAAGTCATGACGTGCCGGGTGGTGCTGCTCATTCTTTTGATATCAAAGGCTACAAGTTTGATTCTGGGCCTTCATTGTTTTCTGGGTTTAACTCCAGAGGTGCTCAGGCAAATCCTCTTGCACAG GTTCTGGATGCTTTAGGTGAATCAATTCCCTCTGCGAGTTATGACTCCTGGATGGTCTACATACCTGAAGGTGAATTCTTGTCGCGCATTGGACCCACAGAATTTTACAAG GATCTTGAAAAGTATGCCAGTCCTAATGCTGTACAAGAGTGGAAAAAACTTCTT GATGCGGTCCTTCCATTGTCTGCAGCTGCAATGGCTCTGCCTCCTCTATCAGTTCGGAGTGATCTGGGTGTTCTTTCCACTGCTATAACTAGATATGGTCCCTCCTTGGTAAAATCTTTTATCCAAATGGGACCGCAGGGAGTTTTTGGTGCTTCAAAGCTTTCTAGACCCTTCTCAGAAATCATCGACTCATTGGAGCTGAAAGACCCTTTTATAAGGAACTGGGTGGATCTCCTTGCTTTCCTGCTTGCAGGGGTGAAAACTAATGGTATACTTACAGCAGAGATG GTTTACATGTTTGCAGAATGGTACAAGCCAGGATGCTCCCTTGAGTACCCTCTCCACGGAAGTGGTGCTATTGTTGATGCGCTTGTTCGAGGAATTCAGAAGTATAATGGACGAATCTCTCTAAGGAGTCATGTGGAAGAGATAGTTGTTGAAAAGGATAGAGCTGTTGGAGTCAAGCTAAGTAGTGGTCAA TTTGTTCGTGCAAAAAAGGCTGTTATCAGCAATGCGTCTATGTGGGACACTCTAAAGCTGTTGCCTAAGGAAGTTGTTCCTAAGTCATACATGGACCGGGTTAGCACAACACCGCAATGTGAATCTTTCATGCATCTTCATTTGGGTTTTGATGCAGAG GGCATCAGCAAGGATTTGGGAATTCATCATATAGTCGTGAACGATTGGCATAGAGGAGTTGATGCTGATCAAAATGTTGTCTTGATATCTGTCCCTAGTGTACTTAGTCCAGATCTGGCACCATCGGGAAAGCACCTGTTACATGCTTACACACCAGGGACCGAACCATTTGAATTGTGGGAAGGGCTTGATCGTAGAAgcaacaaatacaaaaatctcAAAGCTGAACGATCAGAG GTTATGTGGAGAGCTGTGGAGCGCGCACTTGGTCCAGGCTTCAGTCGTGAGAAGTGCGAAGTTAAGTTGGTAGGGACTCCATTGACACATGAAAGATATCTTCGTAGGAACAGAGGAACCTATGGTCCGGCAATACAAGCAGGCCAAGCTTCCTTTCCCGGACATTCAACTCCCGTGCCGCAGCTCTATTGTTGTGGAGATTCTACTTTTCCAGGCATTGGCGTTCCTGCAGTTGCCGCTAGTGGTGCCATTGTTGCAAACTCATTAGTCTCTGTCTCTCAACACTCCCAACTTCTTGATGCGATTGGAATTTGA